Below is a window of Mucilaginibacter sp. PAMC 26640 DNA.
CAGGATGCTACGGCACAAATGGCTCTTTTGCAGTTTATGCAGGCAGGTCGCCCACAGGTGGCTGTCCCTTCAACCGTACATTGCGATCACCTGATCCAGGCTAAAATTGGCGCTGTTGAAGATTTGAGCACAGCTGTTGATATTAATAAAGAAGTTTACGATTTTCTTTCATCAGTATCAGATAAATACGGAATCGGTTTCTGGAAAGCCGGCGCAGGTATCATTCACCAGGTAGTATTAGAAAACTATGCTTTCCCCGGTGGTATGATGATCGGTACCGATTCACATACGCCTAACGCTGGTGGTTTGGGTATGGTTGCCATTGGTGTTGGTGGTGCTGATGCATGCGATGTTATGGCAGGTTTGCCATGGGAGCTTAAATTCCCTAAGCTGATCGGTGTTAAATTAACCGGCAAACTATCAGGCTGGGCTTCGGCTAAAGATGTTATTTTAAAGGTTGCTGGTATCCTTACCGTAAAAGGTGGTACTGGTGCTATTGTTGAATATTTTGGCGAAGGTGCACGTTCACTGTCTGCTACCGGTAAAGGGACTATCTGTAACATGGGTGCCGAAATTGGTGCTACCACATCTATCTTCGGTTACGATGAAAAGATCGCTACCTACTTAAGCGGTACATCACGCGCAGAAGTTGCAGAACTGGCTAACGCCGTAGCTGAGCACTTAACTGGCGACGATGAGGTTTACGCTAATCCGAACGAATACTTTGACCAGGTTATCGAGATCAATTTATCTGAACTGGAACCACATATCAATGGTCCTTTTACACCGGATCTGGCCTGGCCCATCTCTAAATTTGCTTCTGCAGTTCGTGAGAACAACTGGCCGGTAGAATTGGAAGTTGGATTGATAGGTTCATGTACTAACTCATCTTACGAAGATATTACCCGTTCGGCATCTATCGCTAAGCAGGCTATTGATAAGCACCTGGAAACAAAGGCTGAATTCACCATCACTCCGGGTTCGGAGCTGGTGCGTTACACTGTTGAGCGCGATGGTTACTTAGGTACCTTCGAAAGCATGGGCGGTGTGGTATTGGCAAACGCCTGCGGTCCGTGTATTGGTCAATGGGCTCGACATACCAATGATCCAACCCGGAAGAACTCGATCATTACCTCTTTCAACCGTAACTTTGCTAAACGCCAGGACGGTAACCCCAATACACACGCATTTGTAGCTTCACCGGAAATTGTAACCGCTATGGTTATTGCAGGTGATTTAACCTTTAACCCACTTACCGATACTTTAACAAACAAAGATGGTGAGCAGGTGATGCTGGATGAACCGCTGGGTATAGAAATGCCGGTACGTGGTTATGCGGTTGAGGATGCCGGTTATCAGGCACCTGCTGAAGATGGCAGTGTTGTAGAAGTTAAGGTTAGCCCAACTTCTGCACGTTTGCAATTGCTGGATCCTTTCACCCCATGGGAAGGTACTGACATCACCGGCTTAAAGCTGTTAATCAAGGCAAAAGGCAAATGTACTACCGATCATATTTCTATGGCCGGCCCGTGGTTAAAATTCCGTGGTCACCTGGATAACATATCAAACAATATGCTGATCGGTGCCATCAACTATTTTAATCTGAATGCGGATAGCGTTAAGAACCAGTTAACCGGTGAATACGGCCCGGTTCCTGCCACCCAACGCGATTATAAGGCACATGGCATCGGTTCTATTGTTGTTGGTGATGAGAATTATGGTGAAGGTTCATCTCGCGAGCACGCGGCTATGGAGCCTCGTCATTTAGGCGTACGTGTAATCCTGGTGAAATCATTTGCCCGTATCCACGAAACCAACCTGAAGAAACAGGGTATGCTGGGTATCACCTTTGCGGATAGCAATGATTACGATAAGATCCTTGAGGATGACGTGATCGATGTAACAGGTTTAACCACCTTTGCACCGGGTCACCAGTTAACCGTTGTATTGCATCATGCCGATGGTACAAGCGAAAGCTTCCAGGTTAATCATACTTACAACGCACAACAAATTGAGTGGTTTAAAGCAGGCGGTGCGCTAAACATCATCCGCAGGCAAATGGCCTCTTAAGCTAAAAGCATAAAGACTAAAGTTAAAAGTTTTTAATTATGAGCCTTCCTAATGGGAAGGCTCTTTTTGTTTGCTGCCGCGGAGATTAGCGCAGCGTATCTCGTGTTGTGATATTTTATAGGCTTCCACCTGACGTCAGCTGAAAGCTGACAATGTGCGTACCACGAGCTGGAAGCTCGCGGTAGCGGATCGTTACAAGCTTCCAGCTGGCGACAGCTGAAAGCTGACAATGTGCGTACCACGAG
It encodes the following:
- a CDS encoding aconitate hydratase, with the translated sequence MAFDLDMIKKVYDRYSTRIAAARTATGKHLTLTEKILYAHLSEGDAKKAFERGTDYVDFAPDRVAMQDATAQMALLQFMQAGRPQVAVPSTVHCDHLIQAKIGAVEDLSTAVDINKEVYDFLSSVSDKYGIGFWKAGAGIIHQVVLENYAFPGGMMIGTDSHTPNAGGLGMVAIGVGGADACDVMAGLPWELKFPKLIGVKLTGKLSGWASAKDVILKVAGILTVKGGTGAIVEYFGEGARSLSATGKGTICNMGAEIGATTSIFGYDEKIATYLSGTSRAEVAELANAVAEHLTGDDEVYANPNEYFDQVIEINLSELEPHINGPFTPDLAWPISKFASAVRENNWPVELEVGLIGSCTNSSYEDITRSASIAKQAIDKHLETKAEFTITPGSELVRYTVERDGYLGTFESMGGVVLANACGPCIGQWARHTNDPTRKNSIITSFNRNFAKRQDGNPNTHAFVASPEIVTAMVIAGDLTFNPLTDTLTNKDGEQVMLDEPLGIEMPVRGYAVEDAGYQAPAEDGSVVEVKVSPTSARLQLLDPFTPWEGTDITGLKLLIKAKGKCTTDHISMAGPWLKFRGHLDNISNNMLIGAINYFNLNADSVKNQLTGEYGPVPATQRDYKAHGIGSIVVGDENYGEGSSREHAAMEPRHLGVRVILVKSFARIHETNLKKQGMLGITFADSNDYDKILEDDVIDVTGLTTFAPGHQLTVVLHHADGTSESFQVNHTYNAQQIEWFKAGGALNIIRRQMAS